A section of the Gemmatimonadaceae bacterium genome encodes:
- a CDS encoding SusC/RagA family TonB-linked outer membrane protein, with protein MGVLGQVRASVRALLAASALVTLVSGRALAQGATITGRVAAQGSGEVLPESRVIVVGTQLFTSTGADGRYTLRNVPAGTYDLRVLRVGYTEQKKPITVTAGQSLTVDFDMAAAIIRLAEVVTTATGEQRRVELGNSVTSVNVTERTATAPVTDVASLLVAQSPGVQVMPSNATGVGARVRIRGVNSISLVNDPIYVIDGVRMRSDNGSISGNIFTGGAAQSRANDINPSEIESIEIVKGPSAATLYGTDASNGVIVITTKRGRAGQTRYNVFAEQGLIQDRNTWPTAYTLWGHAPAGQTRNCTNTSLTQVSSGLCVADSLSKFNLFDNARTTPLGTGNRQVGGLQVSGGLQQLRFFVAGQYENEEGILKIPDFDRQRLDTLNIRIRDEWATPNALKRGTFRANLDAALSPKLDAQFSSGYITLANRLPQNDNNAYGLLSNAFGGPGYERGRISTIGYDLHGYRASTPAESFQMEVNQYINRYMGASNINYRPMSWLAVRADAGVDFIGRIDQELCRRGTCADVGTVRQGFVQDDRTNFRTITANGIATASFTPFPSVQSRTSVGTQWVNNTFDRNGAGASNLTPGATTLNGGATKSADASYERNKTFGVFIEEQLSLRDRLFLTAAVRSDQNSAFGTNFQRVYYPKFSASYVLSDEAWFPKSSLLTQFRLRSAYGASGVQPGANDALRYYSPTTSSVAALDQPGVTFTSLGNDVLKPERATEFEGGFDSRWLSDRVSLELTYYRKLTKDALIGAVVPPSLGTGNSSQRANLGSVRNSGLEVLLNALVVDNRHVTWNASINGSTNDNELVTLGKDAQGRPLAPQVGTTTRNQPGYPLFGYWQRKIRSYADANKDGILTLSEISVDDSSTFVGYSVPRYEAVLSNSLEFFKKQLRVTALFDYKGGHTLLNGTERIRCGSRNNCFGAYDKTAPLWQQARAVAVREHASRTQAGYMEKADFVRFRELSANWLIPKAWTQRAWGAKDVSLNFAARNLKLWTDYSGLDPESNSDVGSTATLPSDFQAMPVPSYFILRLNVAF; from the coding sequence ATGGGTGTCCTCGGTCAGGTGCGAGCGTCGGTGCGCGCTCTCCTCGCCGCATCGGCGCTCGTCACCCTCGTGAGCGGACGCGCCCTGGCACAGGGCGCGACCATCACCGGCAGGGTGGCGGCGCAAGGTTCCGGCGAGGTCTTGCCAGAGTCCCGCGTGATCGTCGTCGGGACGCAGCTCTTCACGTCGACGGGCGCTGACGGGCGCTACACGCTGCGCAACGTTCCCGCCGGCACGTACGACCTGCGCGTGCTCCGCGTGGGCTATACCGAACAGAAGAAGCCGATCACCGTCACCGCCGGGCAGTCGCTCACGGTCGACTTCGACATGGCCGCCGCCATCATCCGCCTTGCCGAGGTGGTCACCACGGCCACGGGCGAGCAGCGGCGCGTGGAGCTGGGCAACTCGGTGACGTCGGTGAATGTGACCGAGCGGACCGCCACCGCCCCGGTCACCGACGTGGCCTCGCTGCTGGTGGCGCAGTCGCCGGGGGTGCAGGTCATGCCCAGCAACGCCACCGGCGTCGGGGCGCGCGTCCGCATCCGCGGCGTGAACTCCATCTCGCTGGTGAACGACCCGATCTACGTGATCGACGGGGTGCGCATGCGCTCCGACAACGGCTCCATCTCCGGCAACATCTTCACCGGCGGCGCCGCCCAGAGCCGCGCCAACGACATCAACCCGAGCGAGATCGAGAGCATCGAGATCGTGAAGGGTCCGTCGGCTGCAACGCTGTACGGCACGGACGCCTCCAACGGCGTCATCGTCATTACCACCAAGCGCGGGCGCGCCGGCCAGACACGCTACAACGTCTTCGCCGAGCAGGGGCTCATCCAGGACCGCAACACCTGGCCCACCGCCTACACGCTGTGGGGGCACGCCCCCGCCGGCCAAACGCGCAACTGCACCAACACCTCGCTCACGCAGGTCTCCTCGGGGCTCTGCGTGGCCGACTCGCTATCCAAGTTCAACCTCTTCGACAACGCCAGGACGACACCGCTGGGCACGGGCAACCGCCAGGTGGGCGGGCTGCAGGTCTCCGGCGGTCTCCAGCAGCTACGCTTCTTCGTCGCCGGACAGTATGAGAACGAGGAAGGGATCCTCAAGATCCCGGACTTCGACCGGCAGCGCCTCGATACGCTCAACATCAGGATCCGCGACGAATGGGCCACGCCTAACGCGCTCAAGCGCGGGACGTTCCGCGCCAACCTCGACGCCGCACTGAGCCCCAAGCTCGACGCGCAGTTCTCGTCCGGCTACATCACGCTCGCCAACCGCCTCCCGCAGAACGACAACAACGCCTACGGCCTCCTCTCCAACGCCTTCGGCGGTCCCGGCTACGAGCGCGGTCGCATCAGCACCATTGGCTACGACCTGCACGGCTATCGCGCCAGCACGCCGGCCGAGTCGTTCCAGATGGAGGTGAACCAGTACATCAACCGCTACATGGGGGCGTCGAACATCAACTATCGCCCCATGAGCTGGCTCGCGGTGCGCGCCGACGCCGGCGTGGACTTCATTGGCCGCATCGATCAGGAACTCTGCCGCCGCGGCACCTGCGCCGACGTGGGCACGGTGCGCCAGGGCTTCGTGCAGGACGACCGCACCAACTTCCGCACCATTACCGCCAACGGCATCGCCACGGCGAGCTTCACCCCGTTCCCCTCCGTCCAGTCGCGCACCTCGGTGGGAACGCAGTGGGTCAACAACACCTTCGACCGCAACGGCGCCGGCGCGTCCAACCTCACGCCGGGCGCCACCACGCTCAACGGCGGCGCGACCAAGTCGGCCGATGCGTCCTACGAGCGCAACAAGACGTTCGGCGTCTTCATCGAGGAGCAGCTCTCGCTGCGCGATCGCCTCTTTCTCACCGCCGCCGTGCGCTCCGACCAGAACAGCGCCTTCGGCACCAACTTCCAGCGCGTCTACTACCCGAAGTTCAGCGCCTCGTACGTGCTCTCGGATGAGGCGTGGTTCCCCAAGTCGTCGCTGCTCACGCAGTTCCGCCTGCGCTCGGCGTACGGCGCGTCCGGCGTGCAGCCGGGGGCCAACGATGCGTTGCGCTACTACTCCCCCACCACGTCCAGCGTTGCCGCGCTCGACCAACCGGGCGTCACCTTCACCTCGCTCGGCAACGACGTCCTCAAGCCCGAGCGCGCCACCGAGTTCGAGGGTGGTTTCGACTCGCGTTGGCTCTCGGACCGCGTCTCGCTCGAGCTGACGTACTATCGCAAGCTCACCAAGGACGCCCTCATCGGCGCCGTGGTCCCGCCGTCGCTGGGCACCGGCAACTCGTCGCAGCGCGCCAACCTCGGCTCCGTGCGCAACAGCGGCCTCGAGGTCCTGCTCAACGCCCTCGTCGTCGACAACCGGCACGTGACGTGGAACGCGTCGATCAACGGCTCCACCAACGACAACGAGCTCGTCACGTTAGGCAAGGACGCGCAAGGGCGCCCGCTCGCCCCGCAGGTCGGCACCACCACGCGCAACCAGCCGGGCTACCCGCTGTTCGGCTACTGGCAGCGCAAGATCCGCAGCTATGCCGACGCCAACAAGGACGGCATCCTGACGCTCAGCGAAATCTCCGTCGACGACTCGTCGACCTTCGTCGGCTACTCGGTCCCGCGCTACGAGGCGGTTCTCTCCAACAGCCTCGAGTTCTTCAAGAAGCAGCTGCGCGTCACCGCCTTGTTCGACTACAAGGGCGGCCACACCCTCCTCAACGGGACCGAGCGCATTCGTTGCGGCAGCCGCAACAACTGCTTCGGCGCGTACGACAAGACGGCCCCGCTGTGGCAGCAGGCGCGCGCCGTCGCCGTGCGCGAGCACGCGTCGCGCACCCAGGCCGGCTACATGGAGAAGGCCGACTTCGTCCGCTTCCGCGAGCTCTCCGCCAACTGGCTCATCCCCAAGGCGTGGACGCAGCGCGCATGGGGGGCGAAGGACGTGTCGCTCAACTTCGCCGCGCGCAACCTGAAGCTCTGGACCGACTACAGCGGGCTCGACCCGGAGAGCAACTCCGACGTCGGCTCCACCGCGACGCTCCCAAGCGACTTCCAGGCCATGCCGGTTCCGTCCTACTTCATCCTCCGACTCAACGTCGCGTTCTGA
- a CDS encoding helix-turn-helix domain-containing protein has product MDAVDLLIHPARIRIVYALAGARALTSAQIHARAPQVPKATLYRHIAVLAEHGVLEVVGERRVRGTVERTYRLRHDRALVTVEESARMSPDDHRRSFSAAMAAILAEFNAYLDVPGAAPVHDAVGYRHFTLWMDDDEKARAVSELQTLLVELAKRPPAPGRRAHLLSTIIFPLASNNGATP; this is encoded by the coding sequence ATGGACGCCGTCGACCTCCTGATCCACCCGGCCCGCATTCGGATCGTCTACGCCCTCGCCGGTGCGCGTGCGCTCACCAGCGCACAGATCCACGCGCGCGCTCCGCAGGTCCCCAAGGCCACGCTGTATCGCCACATCGCCGTGCTCGCGGAGCATGGGGTGCTCGAGGTGGTGGGCGAGCGACGGGTGCGCGGCACCGTCGAGCGTACCTATCGACTGCGACACGACCGTGCGTTGGTGACGGTCGAAGAGTCGGCTCGCATGTCGCCGGACGATCATCGGCGCTCGTTCAGTGCCGCGATGGCGGCCATCCTCGCCGAGTTCAACGCGTATCTCGATGTACCCGGTGCGGCTCCGGTGCACGATGCGGTGGGGTATCGCCACTTCACGCTCTGGATGGATGATGACGAGAAGGCGCGCGCCGTTTCGGAGTTGCAGACCCTTCTGGTCGAACTCGCCAAGCGCCCGCCTGCCCCCGGGCGACGCGCACACCTGCTGAGCACGATCATCTTCCCGCTCGCCAGCAACAACGGCGCAACCCCCTGA
- a CDS encoding alpha/beta hydrolase yields the protein MTALCQPPVGEYVTVGDRRLLVHRRGTEGPTIVFLPGAGTVGIDYWSAFEGASALSTCILYDRAGTGWSDDAPLPRTADQVTDELYALLNALDGESGGASPVLLVGHSLGGGYAQHFARRFPGRVCALLLLDPAHQDYPSYEPPAIAAAAAAAAAESASATGDAVAEWVPPAELLQGFAALFAEKFAAYPPAIRDAAIDYHTKRWRTGLLESSNAHALYAQFAEAPPLPDVPLVVLTALALDAGARFFMSDALQQEVIDGKARLNAFIAASVPRGAERVLPDASHSFMAAERADAVAAAIGDLLAHVTRA from the coding sequence ATGACTGCGCTTTGCCAGCCTCCGGTCGGGGAGTACGTGACCGTTGGCGACCGGCGTTTGCTGGTGCATCGGCGGGGTACTGAGGGGCCGACGATCGTCTTCCTTCCCGGCGCGGGGACCGTGGGGATCGACTACTGGTCGGCGTTTGAGGGGGCCAGCGCGCTGTCGACTTGCATCCTCTATGACCGGGCCGGCACCGGGTGGAGTGACGACGCCCCACTCCCGCGCACCGCCGACCAGGTCACCGACGAGCTTTACGCGCTGCTCAACGCGCTCGACGGTGAGTCAGGGGGAGCGTCTCCGGTGCTGCTGGTCGGCCACTCGTTGGGGGGTGGCTACGCGCAGCACTTCGCGCGGCGTTTTCCCGGAAGAGTCTGCGCCCTTCTCCTCCTCGATCCGGCGCACCAGGACTATCCCAGCTACGAACCGCCCGCGATCGCGGCCGCGGCGGCGGCCGCGGCGGCCGAGTCGGCATCGGCGACCGGCGACGCTGTGGCGGAATGGGTCCCGCCTGCCGAGTTGCTGCAGGGGTTCGCGGCGCTCTTCGCGGAGAAGTTCGCCGCGTATCCGCCGGCGATTCGCGACGCCGCCATCGACTATCACACCAAGCGGTGGCGCACGGGGCTGCTGGAGTCGTCCAACGCGCACGCGCTGTATGCGCAGTTTGCAGAGGCGCCGCCTCTTCCCGACGTGCCGCTCGTGGTGTTGACCGCGCTCGCCCTCGACGCCGGTGCGCGCTTCTTCATGAGCGATGCGCTGCAGCAGGAGGTGATCGATGGCAAGGCGCGCCTCAACGCCTTCATTGCCGCGTCGGTCCCGCGGGGGGCGGAGCGCGTACTCCCCGACGCCTCGCACAGCTTCATGGCCGCCGAGCGTGCGGACGCGGTGGCTGCGGCGATTGGCGACCTGCTCGCGCACGTGACGCGCGCGTAG
- a CDS encoding S9 family peptidase, translated as MPTVRSSVLVLAALGAPLAPLASQPLRPMTFMDQQLMRQVGAPTLSNDGSRLLYTLSVPNWKEAKRYTDIFVVNVRDGLPSTRQLTFTKDKNENTPRWSTDGSFFVFSSNRDAANGAPTQQLYYMHPDGGEAQRITDAKDGVGAYAFSKDGKWLAFSAGKSDEQQLWLLPTAGIDTAKARPLTRHATPILSWRFSEDGRRIYFTSPDSVDKANKERMEKKFDVRIRNQDIPLNHLWVVDVASGSEKRLTSGDTFSVEGYSLSDDGKWAGVRATPNDRYARTTMEGGNHSDLYLLNLDTGGLERLTNNKGISESSLSFAPDGKTIAFSASDDFVYFRANKVYVRDIAATNGPWKKLGASYDGDVTIGWWSDDSRTIYFNDGVKATNQVLALDVAGNTVRQLTTYRAVVGAQKDDASGKIVVQYTDPRTPAIHFIVDKVDDLATKASWKQVTNANPQVANFALGEEEEICWKSVDKKETCGILVKPVGYTPGKRYPLIVAIHGGPQSADVLGFNGGYGAQAYAGDGYMVLKPNYRGSTNYGEAHKWGIVNDYFKKGYEDIITGVDKLIADGLVDGDKMGVLGWSAGGHWTNWTITHTTRFKAASSGAGTANWISMYAQSDMQDVRMHYLGNKLPYEDFEPYWKQSPIRYIKSARTPTMIHVVDGDPRVPRPQSEELHMALRQLGVPTELFVYPGSTHGIPDPRNQLLKSVAEKAWMDHWILGKGSFKWQDVLKTLEDSAPAPKAATTSSN; from the coding sequence ATGCCGACCGTCCGTTCGTCCGTTCTCGTCCTCGCGGCGTTAGGCGCGCCGCTGGCGCCGCTCGCGTCCCAGCCGCTGCGCCCCATGACCTTCATGGACCAGCAGCTCATGCGGCAGGTGGGTGCGCCCACCCTCTCGAACGACGGGAGCCGTCTCCTCTACACCCTCTCCGTCCCCAACTGGAAGGAGGCCAAGCGCTACACCGACATCTTCGTCGTCAACGTGCGCGACGGCCTTCCCAGCACGCGCCAGCTGACCTTCACCAAGGACAAGAACGAAAACACGCCGCGCTGGTCGACCGACGGCTCGTTCTTCGTCTTCAGCAGCAACCGCGACGCCGCCAACGGGGCGCCGACGCAGCAGCTCTACTACATGCATCCCGACGGCGGCGAGGCGCAGCGCATCACCGACGCCAAGGACGGCGTCGGCGCCTACGCCTTTTCCAAGGACGGCAAGTGGCTCGCCTTCAGCGCCGGCAAGAGCGACGAGCAGCAGCTCTGGCTCCTCCCCACCGCCGGGATCGACACCGCCAAGGCCCGCCCGCTCACCAGGCACGCGACCCCCATCCTGTCGTGGCGCTTCTCCGAGGACGGCAGGCGCATCTACTTCACGTCGCCCGACTCCGTCGACAAGGCCAACAAGGAGCGGATGGAGAAGAAGTTCGACGTCCGCATCCGCAACCAGGACATCCCGCTCAACCACCTCTGGGTGGTCGACGTCGCCTCGGGGAGCGAGAAGCGCCTGACGAGTGGCGACACCTTCTCCGTCGAGGGCTACTCGCTCTCCGACGACGGCAAGTGGGCCGGCGTGCGGGCAACGCCTAACGACCGGTACGCACGCACCACCATGGAAGGCGGCAACCACAGCGATCTCTACTTGCTGAACCTCGACACCGGGGGGCTGGAACGGCTCACGAACAACAAGGGGATCTCGGAGTCGAGCCTCTCCTTTGCGCCTGACGGCAAGACGATCGCCTTCTCGGCATCCGACGACTTCGTCTACTTCCGCGCCAACAAGGTCTACGTGCGCGATATCGCCGCGACCAACGGCCCGTGGAAGAAGCTGGGCGCCAGCTACGACGGCGACGTGACGATCGGCTGGTGGTCCGACGACTCGCGGACCATCTACTTCAACGACGGCGTGAAGGCGACCAATCAGGTCCTCGCCCTCGACGTCGCCGGCAACACCGTCCGGCAGCTCACGACCTATCGCGCCGTCGTCGGCGCCCAGAAGGATGACGCGAGCGGCAAGATCGTGGTCCAGTACACCGACCCCAGGACGCCGGCCATCCACTTCATCGTCGACAAGGTCGACGACCTCGCCACCAAGGCCTCATGGAAGCAGGTCACCAACGCCAACCCGCAGGTTGCGAACTTCGCGTTAGGCGAGGAAGAGGAAATCTGCTGGAAGTCGGTCGACAAGAAGGAGACGTGCGGAATCCTCGTGAAGCCCGTCGGCTACACCCCGGGCAAGCGCTACCCGCTCATCGTCGCCATCCACGGCGGGCCGCAGTCGGCCGACGTCCTGGGCTTCAACGGCGGCTACGGCGCGCAAGCCTACGCCGGCGACGGCTACATGGTCCTCAAGCCCAACTACCGCGGCTCCACCAACTACGGCGAGGCGCACAAGTGGGGGATCGTCAACGACTACTTCAAGAAGGGCTATGAAGACATCATCACCGGCGTCGACAAGTTGATCGCCGATGGCTTGGTGGACGGCGACAAGATGGGCGTGCTCGGCTGGAGCGCCGGCGGCCACTGGACCAACTGGACCATCACCCACACCACGCGCTTCAAGGCCGCCTCGTCAGGCGCCGGCACCGCCAACTGGATCTCGATGTACGCGCAGAGCGACATGCAGGACGTGCGCATGCACTACCTCGGCAACAAGCTGCCGTACGAGGACTTCGAGCCGTACTGGAAGCAGTCGCCCATTCGCTACATCAAGTCCGCCAGGACACCGACCATGATCCACGTCGTCGACGGCGACCCGCGCGTCCCGCGCCCGCAGAGCGAGGAGCTGCACATGGCGCTCCGCCAACTCGGCGTCCCCACGGAACTCTTCGTCTACCCAGGCTCCACGCACGGCATCCCCGACCCCCGCAACCAGCTCCTCAAGTCGGTGGCCGAGAAGGCGTGGATGGACCACTGGATCCTTGGGAAGGGGAGCTTCAAGTGGCAGGACGTGCTGAAGACGCTCGAGGACTCGGCGCCGGCGCCCAAGGCGGCGACCACGTCGAGCAACTAG
- a CDS encoding vitamin K epoxide reductase family protein, translated as MTHSDRAKGVDDTGVNAATAGETTGPTAGALTIRQVMAVAALLNAGVALYLHLWKLGFMGALACGAGHGCEMVQLSSWGWFLGVDVALIGAVGYTLILVVAILGTQERFASDRWPSLVLMALVYPAFVFTLRLKYAEFIIMKTFCPWCAISAVTMTAFTVLVWLDWKRVREAAAS; from the coding sequence ATGACCCATTCCGACCGCGCCAAGGGCGTTGACGACACTGGCGTGAACGCAGCGACCGCCGGCGAGACCACCGGCCCGACCGCCGGCGCCCTCACCATTCGCCAGGTGATGGCGGTCGCCGCCCTGCTCAATGCGGGGGTCGCGCTCTACCTCCACCTGTGGAAGCTGGGCTTCATGGGGGCGCTGGCGTGCGGGGCCGGCCACGGATGCGAGATGGTGCAGCTCTCGTCGTGGGGGTGGTTCCTTGGCGTGGACGTCGCCTTGATTGGCGCCGTGGGCTACACCCTCATCCTGGTCGTGGCCATCCTCGGCACGCAGGAGCGATTCGCCAGCGACCGGTGGCCGTCGCTCGTCCTCATGGCGCTCGTCTATCCGGCGTTTGTCTTCACGCTCCGCCTCAAGTACGCGGAGTTCATCATCATGAAGACGTTCTGCCCGTGGTGCGCCATATCGGCCGTGACCATGACGGCGTTCACCGTGCTGGTCTGGCTGGACTGGAAGCGCGTGCGAGAGGCCGCCGCATCGTGA
- a CDS encoding branched-chain amino acid transaminase has translation MTRFAYFGKQIVPIADAKVSVMTHAFNYGTGVFGGLRGYWNADEEQLYVFRPRDHFKRFLHSASLLRMQLDYTPQSLTEIVTELLRTEGWRENCYIRPLAYKASETIAVRLNALDDAVTIFSLPFGAYTSNETGTHVAFSAWRRVEDNAIPARGKIAGAYVNSALSSTDVRLAGYDEALVLNEDGHVSEMSVANFFIVRDGVAITPSVQSNVLEGIVRRSVIQLLRDELGVPVVERNIDRSEVYIADEAFMCGTGVQICAITRIEHRNVGDGVMGAVTSKLRSLFFDVVTGKVAMYKSWLAPVYR, from the coding sequence ATGACCCGTTTCGCCTATTTCGGCAAGCAGATCGTCCCGATTGCCGACGCCAAGGTCAGCGTGATGACGCACGCCTTCAACTACGGCACCGGCGTGTTTGGCGGCCTGCGCGGCTACTGGAACGCGGACGAGGAGCAGTTGTACGTCTTTCGCCCGCGCGATCACTTCAAGCGCTTCCTCCACTCGGCGTCGTTGCTGCGCATGCAGCTCGACTACACGCCGCAGTCGCTCACGGAGATCGTCACCGAGTTGCTGCGCACCGAGGGGTGGCGGGAGAACTGCTACATTCGCCCGCTGGCGTACAAGGCGAGCGAGACCATCGCCGTGCGCCTCAACGCACTCGACGACGCCGTCACCATCTTCTCCCTCCCGTTTGGGGCCTACACGTCGAATGAAACCGGGACGCACGTGGCCTTCTCGGCGTGGCGGCGCGTGGAGGACAACGCCATTCCCGCGCGCGGCAAGATTGCCGGCGCCTACGTGAACTCCGCGCTCAGCAGCACCGACGTGCGGCTGGCGGGCTACGACGAGGCGCTCGTGCTCAACGAGGACGGCCACGTGTCGGAGATGAGCGTTGCGAACTTCTTCATCGTCCGCGATGGCGTGGCTATCACGCCGAGCGTGCAGAGCAACGTGCTGGAGGGAATTGTCCGCCGGTCGGTCATCCAGCTCCTGCGCGACGAACTCGGTGTTCCCGTCGTCGAGCGCAACATCGATCGCAGCGAGGTCTACATCGCCGATGAAGCCTTCATGTGCGGGACCGGCGTCCAGATCTGCGCCATCACCAGGATCGAGCACCGTAACGTGGGCGATGGGGTGATGGGGGCAGTGACGAGCAAGCTCCGCTCGCTCTTCTTCGATGTTGTGACAGGAAAGGTCGCGATGTACAAAAGCTGGCTGGCGCCGGTGTATCGCTGA
- a CDS encoding aminotransferase class V-fold PLP-dependent enzyme: MPRHSMNKRDFLRTLGGTLGGSMVGASVGRSVLGAWFSDEQLARYAALPATALAEDEAFWARIRAGFRLTDAYINLENGFFCLQPQEVLEAFIAHVRDINLEASHYMRTRQGDDKLAVRTRLASLAGCSPQELIITRNTTESLDTVVAGYNWKAGDEAVMAEQDYGAMLDQFKLQARRYGIVNRVVSIPMDPASDDEVVQVYANAITPRTRLLMVCHMVNITGHVLPVRKIAEMAHAKGVDVMVDGAHAFAHLDFRIPDLGVEYYGASLHKWLATPLGAGVLYVRRDKIAGLWPIYGDAGPADDDIRKLNHTGTHPVHTDLAINNAIDYHLAIGAARKEARLRYLQNYWVSKVRGMRGIILNTPTDPRRSCAIANVGVKGIAPGDLMDILMKKYRIWTVAIDGAGVHGVRVTPHLFTNTAELDAFVKALGELAA; this comes from the coding sequence TTGCCACGACACTCCATGAACAAGCGCGACTTCCTTCGCACGCTCGGCGGCACCCTCGGCGGCTCCATGGTGGGCGCCTCAGTCGGGCGGTCCGTGCTTGGCGCCTGGTTCAGCGACGAGCAGCTGGCTCGTTATGCAGCGCTCCCGGCAACTGCACTCGCCGAGGACGAGGCATTCTGGGCCAGGATCCGTGCCGGCTTCCGGCTCACCGATGCGTACATCAACCTCGAGAACGGCTTCTTCTGCCTGCAGCCGCAAGAGGTGCTCGAAGCGTTCATCGCGCACGTGCGCGACATCAACCTCGAGGCGTCGCACTACATGCGCACGCGCCAGGGCGACGACAAGCTCGCCGTGCGCACGCGACTGGCCTCGCTGGCCGGATGCTCTCCGCAGGAGCTCATCATCACCCGCAACACGACCGAGTCGCTCGACACCGTCGTGGCAGGCTACAACTGGAAAGCAGGTGACGAGGCGGTGATGGCTGAGCAGGACTACGGTGCAATGCTCGACCAGTTCAAGCTCCAGGCGAGGCGCTACGGGATCGTGAACCGGGTCGTCTCGATCCCGATGGATCCGGCGTCGGACGACGAGGTGGTGCAGGTGTATGCCAACGCCATCACCCCGCGCACGCGATTGCTGATGGTGTGCCACATGGTGAACATCACCGGGCACGTCCTTCCGGTGCGCAAGATCGCCGAGATGGCGCATGCGAAGGGCGTCGACGTGATGGTCGATGGGGCGCACGCCTTTGCTCATCTCGACTTCCGCATCCCCGACCTGGGGGTCGAGTACTATGGGGCGTCGCTGCACAAGTGGCTGGCGACGCCGTTAGGCGCGGGCGTCCTCTACGTACGGCGCGACAAGATCGCGGGGCTGTGGCCCATCTATGGCGATGCCGGGCCCGCCGACGACGACATCCGCAAGCTCAACCACACCGGAACGCACCCGGTGCACACCGACCTGGCGATCAACAACGCCATCGACTACCACCTCGCCATCGGCGCCGCGCGCAAGGAGGCGCGGCTGCGCTACCTGCAGAACTACTGGGTGTCGAAGGTCCGCGGAATGCGCGGCATCATCCTCAACACCCCTACCGATCCCCGTCGTTCGTGCGCCATTGCCAACGTGGGGGTGAAGGGGATCGCGCCGGGCGACCTGATGGACATCCTGATGAAGAAGTACCGCATCTGGACCGTGGCCATCGACGGTGCCGGGGTGCACGGCGTGCGCGTGACGCCGCACCTGTTCACGAACACCGCCGAGCTGGATGCCTTCGTGAAGGCGCTGGGCGAGCTGGCCGCGTAG
- a CDS encoding DUF1080 domain-containing protein, whose protein sequence is MATATALPQLARAQDASRGWKIHDLDRPRPRVVTPGSSAGAPPSDAIVLFDGRSLGEWRADDGSAAKWLVKDGVMQTVPHAGSVTSARAFGDMQLHIEWATPTPPVGSGQDRGNSGVIIMGKYEVQVLDSHGNTTYADGQAGAIYGQHPPLVNASRPAGEWQVYDIVFRRPRFSASGALVSPARMTVLHNGVLVQDAAELWGGTGWLHFEPYAKHADELPITLQDHDHPVRYRNIWVRPLPNLPSDERGPRVARSNVSIPVRVLDSYVGTYASGSAPVAKVTRRGNRLFVNPFGHKVAFELVPQSATRFELLETAGTVEFASPAGQPITAHVILAGLDRTGGKQP, encoded by the coding sequence ATGGCCACGGCTACTGCCCTTCCCCAGCTGGCGCGCGCTCAGGATGCGTCGCGCGGATGGAAGATCCACGACCTCGACCGCCCGCGCCCGCGCGTCGTGACGCCGGGGTCGAGCGCTGGCGCACCACCCAGCGACGCCATCGTCCTGTTCGACGGACGGTCGCTGGGTGAGTGGAGGGCCGACGACGGCTCGGCCGCCAAGTGGCTCGTCAAGGACGGCGTCATGCAGACCGTCCCACACGCCGGCTCGGTCACCAGTGCGCGCGCCTTTGGCGACATGCAGCTGCACATCGAGTGGGCCACCCCGACGCCCCCCGTTGGCTCGGGGCAGGATCGCGGCAACAGCGGGGTGATCATCATGGGGAAGTACGAAGTGCAGGTGCTCGACTCGCACGGCAACACGACGTACGCCGACGGCCAGGCCGGGGCGATCTATGGCCAGCACCCGCCACTCGTGAACGCCTCACGCCCCGCCGGTGAGTGGCAGGTCTACGACATCGTCTTCCGGCGCCCACGCTTCTCCGCGTCGGGCGCACTCGTCTCTCCCGCACGGATGACGGTGCTGCACAACGGTGTGCTGGTGCAGGACGCCGCCGAACTGTGGGGGGGGACGGGCTGGCTGCACTTCGAGCCATACGCGAAGCACGCCGACGAACTGCCGATCACGCTGCAGGACCACGACCATCCGGTGCGCTATCGCAACATCTGGGTGCGCCCGCTCCCCAACCTGCCATCGGATGAACGTGGCCCCAGGGTCGCGAGGAGCAACGTCTCGATCCCGGTGCGGGTCCTCGACTCCTACGTGGGAACGTACGCGAGCGGCAGCGCTCCGGTGGCCAAGGTCACGCGCCGGGGGAATCGTCTCTTCGTCAACCCATTCGGGCACAAGGTCGCCTTCGAGCTCGTCCCGCAGAGCGCAACGCGCTTCGAGCTGCTGGAGACGGCGGGGACGGTGGAGTTCGCATCGCCCGCTGGTCAACCCATCACCGCCCACGTGATCCTCGCCGGGCTCGATCGTACCGGGGGAAAGCAGCCATGA